GAACAATAACCTTCCAGTAGATCCTAGAAAAGGTTTTAACTTAGCTGGAACTTCAATGAATAAGGAGTCGCCTTTTGTAGAAAATGATGGATTGCTATTGTATCAAGATGGGTGCAAGACTCCAGAGTTTCTAAACTCATCTTTTTGCATACATCTATTTGGTGAACAAGTTATCGTAGATCACTATGTACTGTTGTTTCCTGATTCAGAAACTCTTACAGACTATGGTAAAACTCTCATAAACTATGATGCCAAAATCACCGAGGGGCCAGGAAAATGGCCTGATGATTTTTGTCTTGAGCAAAACCTATTGCCCGAAGATGCAAGTATGTACTTTCTCTCAGCCTTAATGCCGTCAGGCATGATTTTGGTACTCCTTGCACCTAACGCGCCAGATGAACAGATTGCTAGCTTATTCCAGGAGCAAGGTTTTAATACTGTCCATCACGTTGCCATTCTTGTTGATGATATCTATACAGCAGCAGAAGTATGGCAGAAGAAAGGCTTTATTCCTCTGTCTCGAACTCCTCAAGAAGATGATTCCTTGTGCCAATGGTTTTTCCGTAACTGGGCAGGGCAAATCATAGAGCTAATCTGTCGGCGATGTATGGGTAAAGAGACTTTTTCCTGTGAGAATATTGCTGGTTTACGCCTTTCAGAATTGGCAGCCTAAATTTATAATTCGTAATTCGTAATTCGTAATTCGTAATTCGTAATTATTTGGTTAAGTATGCTTTCCGCGACGGTGGTTAGCAGCTTGTAGTAATAGAGACTCTGCAAAAGCGATCGCATCAGTTGCAGATTTACCACCAGCCAACTGCGCTAGTTCTTCCCGACGGGTGTTTAAATTATCCAAGGTAGTAACTCTAACAACGGTACGCTGTTCGGCATTATCATTGTTGGCTTTTTTACCTTTGCCTTGATTGATAGTTTGCTTATCTACACGAAAATGCCGATCGGCCATTGCCGCAACTAAAGGTTGATGCGTAACACATAAGACTTGGTTACGTTGACTTAGCTGGTATAATTTTTCTGCGATCGCTTGGGCTACCCTTCCCGAAACCCCAACATCAATTTCATCAAACACCATTGTTCCAGCTACGTCAACCTGGGAAAAACAAGCTTTTAAAGCCAGTAAAAAGCGGCTCATTTCCCCGCCAGAGGCAACTTCTGTTAACGGTTGTAGTGGTTCTCCAGGGTTGGAGCTAAATGTAAAGGTAATTTTATCTGCTCCCATCGCAGTTGGGAAAGCTGGTAATATTTCAACCATAAACTTCACCTTTTCCATCGCTAGGGGCTTGAGTTCAGCCATCAAACGTGATTCTAAATTAGCCGCCGCCTTACTCCGCAATTGAGTTAACTGATTACTTGCTTGGGTAAGTTTCTCAAAACACGCCTTTTCTTGCTGTTCCAGACTTTCGATAGATTGTTCGCTGTCGTTAAGTTGGGCTAATTCTGCTTGGATACGTTGGTAGTAAGCGATCGCTTCTGTAAGTGTCGGTCCATACTTGCGGCAAATTTGCTTTAACTCCTGAATTCGTTCTTCCACCTCTTCCAACCGCTGCGGATCTGCTTCCAAACCGTCCCCATAAGCATTAATTTGCCTTCCAACTTCCATTACCGCAGCTTGTGCGTCCCGTACCAATTCCAACAGATATTGTAGTTGGGTATCGTATTCCACCATGTTATTTAGTGTCGCCTCACTATCTCCCAATAAATCTGCTGCGGCAGGGGTTTCATGATCGTTTTGATACAAAGCCTGATAAACCTTGTAACTCATTTGTTGTAAATCAACAACATGATTCAGGCGTTCCCGTTCTTGTCCCAACTGTTCCAATTCATTAGGTTCGCCCAGATTCGCTGCTCCCAATTCCTGCACTTGATAAGTAAGCAAGTCGAGTTGTTGCAATCGTTCCCGTTCCGATGTCCGGCGTTTTTCTAGTGCTAAATGCGCCTGTTGATAAGCGCTGAAATTCGTGGCGACTTTATGGCGCTGCTGCATTAGGGAGTCGCCCCCATACAAATCTAACCAGTCGCGGACTTGGGCAGATTGTCCCACTTGCACCGTTTGACCTTGGGCGGTAATTTCCACCAAGCGATCGCGCATTCCTCCCATGATCTGCCGATTTACTAACACACCATTTACCCGCGATCGACTACGGACATTACTTGCAGTGGCTGTAATTTCTCGGCTAATGACTACAGAATTTTCATCAAGTAAATCTATTTCTTGTTCAGTCAACCAAGCCGCTAGGGGTGCGTTTGATGTGAAAGTAGCTTCAACCATCGCCCGACTAGTCCCCGTGCGAATAACTCTACTAGAGACTTTACCGCCCAAAGCGGCATCAATTGCATCCAAGATAATAGATTTTCCAGCGTCGGTTTCACCTGTCAACACATTTAGTCCCGCGCCAAATTCTAATTCCAGTTGGTCAATTAGGGCAAAGTTTTCAATTCGCAGGCAAAGCAACATCAAGCCAAATTCTCCATGAGGGCAGATGCCAGATACTTCTAACTTACAAGACAATAAGTATGATCTTTCAGCAACTAGCAATACCTACTACTATTGAACTAGTATGCCCGTTTAAGTGTAGCAGACCTATTAGTACTAGGGAGTAAGGAAAGCAGAGGGAGATGAGGAAAAAATACCCAATGCCCCATTCCCAATTCCCAATTTCTAAACATATTGTTACAATACTTAATGTGATCGTTCTGACTGGTGGCCTTCTTCATGATTGTTAAGACACTTCCCCCTAGTTCCCGACCGATTCAGGAGGAAAGTCGCAACGGCACAAATCGCCGAAGCGACGAACTCAATGTTATTGATGTAGTACCCGAAGATGGTTTAGTTGTACGCTCGCCAAGACTCTTAGCAGCCCAAAAGGTGAGAATAGCAGCCCAATCTGAGACGCTTTATGATCCTGTGGGCATAGCAGCCCATTACCAAAATAGAAAAGTGCAAGTTTTGCGGCGGATTTTTGCCGTGTTGGGGCCGACTCTATCCTTTGTTTTTGGATTGTGGTCGGATAGTAAACGAGGAATTGTCGTCAAAAATGACCGCCGCCGAGCCACTCAGCTACGAGTATTGCTAACCCAATTAGGGCCTGCTTACATCAAAATTGGCCAAGCTTTGTCCACCAGACCGGATCTAGTTCCTCCCGTATATTTAGAAGAATTAACTAAACTACAAGACCAATTACCGCCTTTCCCCAACGAAATTGCTTACCAGTTTATCAAAGAAGAATTAGGCGCACCTCCAGAAGAGGTTTACGCAGAACTGTCGGCCCAGCCAATTGCTGCGGCTTCATTGGGGCAAGTATATAAAGGTAAGCTAAAAACTGGTGAAGAAGTCGCTGTTAAAGTTCAACGCCCCGACTTAAGAGAGGGAATCACCATTGACTTGTATATCTTGCGTAACCTCGCCGCTTGGGTGCAGAAAAAGGTTAAAAAGGTAAGAAGTGACTTAGTTGGGATTCTCGATGAATTAGGCGATCGCATCTTTGAAGAGATGGACTACATCCATGAGGGTGAAAATGCCGAACGATTTTTTGAGTTATACGGTCACATAAAAGACATATACGTACCGAAAATTTACTGGGAATATACCAATCGTCGCGTCTTGACGATGGAGTGGATTAACGGCACCAAATTAACCCAGACAGAAGAAATTAGCGCCCAAGGAATAGATGCTCGTTATCTAATTGAAGTGGGTGTGCAGTGTTCCCTGCGCCAACTGCTAGAACATGGATTTTTCCATGCAGATCCGCA
This portion of the Nostoc sp. GT001 genome encodes:
- the recN gene encoding DNA repair protein RecN, whose amino-acid sequence is MLLCLRIENFALIDQLELEFGAGLNVLTGETDAGKSIILDAIDAALGGKVSSRVIRTGTSRAMVEATFTSNAPLAAWLTEQEIDLLDENSVVISREITATASNVRSRSRVNGVLVNRQIMGGMRDRLVEITAQGQTVQVGQSAQVRDWLDLYGGDSLMQQRHKVATNFSAYQQAHLALEKRRTSERERLQQLDLLTYQVQELGAANLGEPNELEQLGQERERLNHVVDLQQMSYKVYQALYQNDHETPAAADLLGDSEATLNNMVEYDTQLQYLLELVRDAQAAVMEVGRQINAYGDGLEADPQRLEEVEERIQELKQICRKYGPTLTEAIAYYQRIQAELAQLNDSEQSIESLEQQEKACFEKLTQASNQLTQLRSKAAANLESRLMAELKPLAMEKVKFMVEILPAFPTAMGADKITFTFSSNPGEPLQPLTEVASGGEMSRFLLALKACFSQVDVAGTMVFDEIDVGVSGRVAQAIAEKLYQLSQRNQVLCVTHQPLVAAMADRHFRVDKQTINQGKGKKANNDNAEQRTVVRVTTLDNLNTRREELAQLAGGKSATDAIAFAESLLLQAANHRRGKHT
- a CDS encoding AarF/ABC1/UbiB kinase family protein; its protein translation is MIVKTLPPSSRPIQEESRNGTNRRSDELNVIDVVPEDGLVVRSPRLLAAQKVRIAAQSETLYDPVGIAAHYQNRKVQVLRRIFAVLGPTLSFVFGLWSDSKRGIVVKNDRRRATQLRVLLTQLGPAYIKIGQALSTRPDLVPPVYLEELTKLQDQLPPFPNEIAYQFIKEELGAPPEEVYAELSAQPIAAASLGQVYKGKLKTGEEVAVKVQRPDLREGITIDLYILRNLAAWVQKKVKKVRSDLVGILDELGDRIFEEMDYIHEGENAERFFELYGHIKDIYVPKIYWEYTNRRVLTMEWINGTKLTQTEEISAQGIDARYLIEVGVQCSLRQLLEHGFFHADPHPGNLLATTDGKLAYLDFGMMSEIKPPQRYGLIEAIVHVVNRDFEGLAKDYVKLDFLSPETDLTPIIPAFARVFADAEGASVADLNIKSITDELSALMYEYPFRVPPYYALIIRSLVTLEGIAIYIDPNFKVLSEAYPYVSKRLLTDPAPQLRASLQDLLFKDGRFRWNRLENLLKNARNSQDYDFNLVLNQGIEFLSSERGAFIRDKLVDESVNGLDALGKNVLHNFTSLLRERVGLTAVNKTPAATVEQQQTLEHIKRILGILRETRGFDPVQITSQIAQLLVNSDVQRLGQQIANRFTQKAVARLIRQLLAS